In the Chlorobium limicola DSM 245 genome, one interval contains:
- a CDS encoding CPBP family intramembrane glutamic endopeptidase has product MRPVFRSDRLLSHLKKPSPARFLILLFLLYYIPVILLVSGAVPFSFRWMVLAVVFLISLLLSRLKGYRAEELGIRVSNLKQSLLANTLFIICIVALFLLLDDTDVLTIKAEPPKTFFFFFYVLISSPLQEFLFRSFLFAEMNRSGITRASAQVVVSAASFAFLHIIYLDAFTTLATFAAGLVFAGIYRKYPNLAGVSLSHAVIGTLAILAGIARKMS; this is encoded by the coding sequence ATGCGACCGGTTTTTCGATCAGACAGACTGCTTTCACACCTGAAAAAACCTTCACCTGCAAGATTTCTGATCCTGCTGTTCCTGCTGTACTATATCCCGGTCATTCTTCTCGTATCGGGAGCAGTTCCGTTCTCTTTCCGCTGGATGGTTCTTGCCGTTGTTTTCCTGATATCCCTGCTGCTCTCCAGGCTCAAGGGGTATCGTGCCGAAGAGCTGGGAATCCGGGTTTCAAACCTGAAGCAATCACTGTTGGCCAACACGCTCTTCATCATTTGCATCGTTGCGCTTTTCCTGCTCCTTGACGATACGGATGTGCTGACCATAAAAGCCGAACCCCCGAAAACCTTTTTTTTCTTTTTCTATGTACTCATTTCAAGTCCTTTGCAGGAGTTCCTGTTCAGGAGCTTTCTGTTTGCGGAAATGAACCGCTCCGGAATTACCCGAGCTTCCGCGCAGGTCGTCGTTTCGGCAGCTTCATTTGCCTTTCTGCATATCATCTATCTTGACGCCTTCACCACTCTGGCGACATTCGCCGCAGGCCTTGTCTTTGCCGGGATTTACAGAAAATATCCCAATCTTGCCGGAGTATCGCTATCCCATGCCGTAATCGGAACCCTTGCGATTCTGGCCGGAATAGCAAGAAAAATGTCTTGA
- a CDS encoding cytochrome-c peroxidase, producing MHLRQIISGIAVLSVTASCAPTPQVEKKSEPAETLNVEVPKPRAGEPVSPISAATVSNAEMVELGKKLFFDPRLSKSGFISCNSCHNLSMGGSDNLKSSIGHKWNKGPINSPTVLNSSMNLAQFWDGRAKDLKEQAGGPIANPGEMAFTHELAVGVLQSIPGYVDEFKKVFGSDQITIDQITQAIAAFEETLVTPGSRFDKWLLGDDNAITKDEREGYELFKSSGCTACHNGPALGGNSYQKMGVVEPYKAASKVEGRSAVTGKDADRFNFKVPALRNVALTYPYFHDGEAATLAKAIDVMGQIQLGKRFTPEENAKIVAFMKTLTGKQPVFELPVLPPSSDTTPAPEPFGK from the coding sequence ATGCACCTCAGGCAGATTATTTCAGGAATTGCCGTACTTTCGGTAACCGCATCATGCGCGCCGACACCCCAGGTGGAAAAGAAAAGTGAACCGGCTGAAACCCTGAACGTGGAAGTGCCAAAACCAAGAGCCGGTGAGCCGGTATCACCGATCAGTGCAGCAACGGTTTCCAATGCCGAAATGGTCGAGCTTGGTAAAAAGCTTTTTTTTGATCCCCGGCTTTCAAAATCAGGTTTTATCTCCTGCAACTCCTGCCACAATCTCAGTATGGGAGGCAGTGACAACCTGAAGTCCTCTATTGGTCACAAATGGAACAAGGGTCCGATCAATTCGCCAACAGTTCTGAACTCCTCCATGAATCTTGCGCAGTTCTGGGATGGCAGAGCAAAAGATCTGAAGGAACAGGCAGGGGGCCCTATTGCCAATCCCGGCGAAATGGCCTTTACCCATGAGCTTGCGGTAGGTGTACTGCAGTCAATTCCCGGCTATGTCGATGAATTTAAAAAAGTGTTCGGATCCGATCAGATCACCATCGATCAGATTACCCAGGCGATAGCTGCATTTGAAGAGACGCTTGTGACGCCCGGCTCACGTTTTGACAAATGGCTGCTGGGAGATGATAATGCCATAACGAAAGATGAACGTGAAGGGTATGAGCTTTTCAAATCGAGCGGATGTACTGCCTGTCATAACGGCCCGGCACTTGGGGGCAATTCCTATCAGAAAATGGGCGTTGTTGAACCTTACAAAGCTGCCAGCAAGGTCGAAGGGAGATCTGCCGTTACCGGAAAAGATGCCGACCGCTTCAATTTCAAGGTTCCTGCTCTCCGCAATGTTGCTTTGACCTATCCATATTTCCATGATGGCGAAGCGGCAACCCTTGCCAAAGCGATCGATGTGATGGGGCAGATACAGCTCGGCAAACGGTTCACTCCTGAAGAGAATGCAAAGATTGTGGCGTTCATGAAGACCCTGACCGGCAAGCAGCCGGTATTTGAGCTTCCCGTTCTTCCGCCTTCTTCCGATACGACACCGGCTCCGGAGCCTTTCGGGAAGTAA
- a CDS encoding PAS domain S-box protein has product MKGSKQFCSKDTGDVPSREYLVQLASSAEPGAQAEEQTGLQNRDAYLQSILRAIPSGIGLVVNRVIKEVNLRFCEILGYTRDELVNQSSRMLYLSDEEYAYVGAEKYRQIAQFGSGTVEVRMRRKDGLIINTLLSSTTIDSDDLSQGVTFTVLDITSLKQAEAMLRESEEKYRSLIEQSIQGMIIAQDNPPRVCFASKPMAVIIGYSPAELTSFSSKELLALVHPDDRQSYRNAFHDCINSHLQQIRREFRMVHKNGKIRWVELFGTTILYEGDPAIQTVMVDITERKHAEEELVKSGEKLSELFDNIRDGLFVHPVLEGGVPGKFEMVNRSASDILGYSEQELLNMSPQDIYAPVFPCTGIDREITLLNEPGSQIFEAVQRHKNGTSVPVEVSTGRIEISGRSSIISTVRDITTRKRSYEEMKKITTALQQSPAVVVITNAHAEIEYVNPRFSELTGFAAEEVSGKNPKVLQSGLMSKETYRQLWITLKAGKVWRGEFFNKKKNGELYWENAIIAPVKNEQGDITNYVAVKEDITERKRLWSELVAAKEKAEESDRLKTCFLENMSHEIRTPMNGILGFSELLKEPLLDGSKKDEYIELIHQSGKRMLSIINDLIDISKIEAGEIAIQYTEASLDKIFHDLQAFFEPQATRKGLLLHCTGCVPPSASVIVTDKSRLVQILTNLVQNALKYTASGEICFGCTKNGDFLDFYVRDTGIGIPDFLTEKIFDRFRQAQVDPVREYEGVGLGLSISKSLVELLGGRIGVQSSAGEGSVFSFSLPYNSAVSLPKEIKQAKNPGNRIFKKNLTILVAEDDNVNRILLEKVLTGSGIEVISVIDGIKAVQAVHDHPNINLVLMDIKMPNMSGYEALQEIRQFRPALPVIAHTAFAYPEDKRYALEAGFNEFLAKPFRMDDLFNLIHLFSEHES; this is encoded by the coding sequence ATGAAAGGCTCGAAACAGTTCTGTTCGAAGGATACAGGAGATGTGCCGTCTCGGGAATACCTCGTTCAGCTGGCTTCTTCTGCAGAGCCAGGAGCTCAGGCAGAAGAACAGACTGGATTGCAGAATCGGGATGCCTATCTCCAGAGTATTCTGAGAGCGATACCTTCGGGTATCGGTTTGGTAGTAAATCGCGTTATTAAAGAAGTAAACCTTCGGTTTTGCGAGATTCTCGGTTATACCCGAGATGAACTGGTCAATCAAAGTTCTCGCATGCTCTATCTTTCTGATGAAGAATATGCGTACGTAGGTGCTGAAAAATATCGCCAGATAGCTCAATTCGGCTCAGGAACCGTTGAGGTTCGCATGCGGCGGAAAGACGGGCTTATCATCAATACGTTACTGAGTTCCACAACGATCGATTCTGACGATCTGTCTCAGGGGGTGACTTTTACCGTTCTCGATATTACGTCACTCAAACAGGCGGAAGCAATGCTTCGCGAGAGCGAGGAAAAGTATCGCAGCCTGATAGAGCAATCGATACAGGGAATGATCATTGCCCAGGACAATCCTCCGAGAGTCTGTTTTGCCAGCAAACCCATGGCGGTTATTATCGGCTATTCTCCTGCAGAGCTCACGAGCTTTTCTTCGAAGGAACTGCTTGCTCTTGTTCATCCGGATGATCGGCAAAGCTATCGCAATGCATTTCATGACTGCATCAACAGCCATCTGCAGCAGATTCGCAGAGAGTTCAGAATGGTACACAAAAACGGTAAGATTCGCTGGGTCGAGTTATTCGGAACAACCATTCTTTATGAAGGTGATCCGGCGATACAGACCGTCATGGTCGATATAACCGAACGGAAACATGCCGAAGAAGAACTCGTGAAAAGCGGTGAGAAGCTGAGCGAGCTTTTTGACAATATCAGAGATGGTCTTTTTGTGCACCCGGTGCTTGAGGGCGGAGTTCCCGGAAAGTTTGAGATGGTAAATCGTTCAGCATCGGATATTCTTGGTTACTCGGAACAGGAGCTTCTCAACATGTCTCCGCAGGATATATATGCACCGGTATTTCCCTGTACCGGAATTGACAGGGAGATTACTCTGCTTAATGAGCCAGGCAGTCAGATATTCGAGGCCGTTCAGCGGCATAAAAACGGTACAAGCGTTCCTGTTGAGGTAAGTACTGGCAGAATAGAGATATCCGGGAGGTCAAGCATCATTTCGACTGTCCGCGATATCACAACGAGAAAACGCTCATATGAGGAGATGAAAAAAATTACGACTGCATTACAGCAGAGCCCTGCAGTTGTCGTTATTACCAATGCACATGCTGAAATAGAATATGTCAATCCGAGATTCTCGGAGTTGACCGGATTCGCAGCTGAAGAGGTTTCAGGAAAAAACCCGAAGGTTCTCCAGTCGGGTTTGATGTCAAAGGAGACCTACAGGCAGCTCTGGATTACGCTGAAAGCCGGGAAAGTATGGCGTGGCGAATTTTTCAATAAAAAGAAAAACGGAGAACTCTATTGGGAAAACGCCATTATCGCTCCGGTAAAAAACGAACAGGGTGATATTACCAATTATGTGGCCGTGAAAGAGGATATAACCGAACGGAAAAGGCTGTGGAGTGAGCTTGTTGCGGCTAAGGAAAAAGCGGAGGAGAGCGACCGTCTGAAAACATGTTTTCTTGAGAATATGAGTCATGAGATTCGTACTCCGATGAACGGGATACTCGGTTTTTCTGAATTATTGAAAGAGCCCCTGCTGGATGGGAGTAAAAAGGACGAATACATTGAACTCATTCATCAGAGCGGCAAGAGGATGCTCAGTATCATCAATGATCTTATCGATATATCCAAAATCGAGGCGGGTGAGATTGCCATCCAGTACACGGAAGCGTCACTTGACAAAATTTTTCATGATCTTCAGGCATTTTTTGAGCCTCAGGCGACAAGGAAAGGCTTATTGCTTCACTGCACCGGATGCGTTCCGCCTTCTGCAAGTGTTATTGTTACCGATAAATCAAGACTTGTTCAGATACTTACGAATTTGGTTCAGAATGCATTGAAATATACTGCATCAGGGGAAATCTGTTTTGGATGCACTAAAAATGGAGATTTTCTTGATTTTTATGTCAGAGATACCGGAATTGGCATTCCTGATTTTTTGACGGAAAAAATATTTGACCGTTTCCGGCAGGCTCAGGTTGATCCCGTTCGTGAATATGAAGGAGTCGGACTTGGTCTGAGTATTTCAAAGTCTCTTGTAGAACTTCTGGGAGGGCGCATCGGTGTTCAGTCATCGGCCGGAGAAGGGAGTGTGTTTTCATTTTCGTTGCCCTACAACAGTGCGGTATCATTACCAAAAGAAATCAAGCAAGCCAAAAACCCTGGTAACCGTATTTTTAAAAAAAACTTAACGATACTGGTCGCAGAAGATGACAACGTCAACCGGATACTGCTTGAAAAAGTGCTGACCGGAAGCGGCATTGAAGTCATTTCGGTGATTGATGGAATAAAAGCCGTTCAGGCTGTCCATGATCATCCGAACATAAACCTGGTGCTTATGGATATAAAGATGCCGAATATGAGCGGCTATGAGGCGTTACAGGAGATCAGGCAGTTCAGGCCTGCCCTGCCGGTAATTGCCCATACGGCTTTTGCATATCCCGAAGACAAAAGATATGCCCTGGAAGCCGGGTTTAATGAATTTCTTGCCAAGCCGTTTCGCATGGATGATCTCTTCAACCTTATTCATCTTTTCTCTGAACATGAATCCTGA
- a CDS encoding SDR family oxidoreductase — MSENKVILITGASSGIGMATARLTAKAGYRVALAARSTIKLNDLACELGEENALALYCDVTDWTSQQRVVEKTLERFGRIDAVFANAGLSKGSPFFGGSDKPEEWKEMVLVNVFGAAATARLTLPALTKTRGHFLVTGSVVGRITSIRNLYSATKWAVTGMAQAIRNEMTETGVRVTLIEPGVVDTPFWDHLQKPGTPELKAEDVARAVLYALSQPSHVDVNEIVIRPAGQPH; from the coding sequence ATGAGTGAAAATAAAGTAATTCTTATCACTGGAGCCTCTTCGGGAATCGGAATGGCGACAGCGCGGCTAACTGCAAAGGCGGGATACCGCGTTGCTCTTGCAGCACGATCCACGATTAAACTAAACGATCTGGCCTGTGAGTTGGGAGAAGAAAACGCTCTTGCCCTGTATTGCGATGTCACTGACTGGACATCCCAACAGCGCGTCGTTGAAAAAACCCTGGAACGGTTCGGAAGAATCGATGCCGTATTTGCCAATGCGGGTCTTTCAAAAGGTTCCCCGTTTTTCGGCGGATCGGACAAACCGGAAGAGTGGAAAGAGATGGTACTGGTCAATGTGTTCGGTGCGGCTGCAACGGCAAGGCTTACACTCCCTGCACTCACCAAAACAAGGGGACATTTTCTCGTAACCGGCTCGGTTGTCGGCCGCATTACCTCGATACGAAACCTCTATTCTGCGACCAAATGGGCTGTAACCGGCATGGCGCAAGCCATTCGCAACGAAATGACCGAAACCGGCGTACGGGTCACGCTGATCGAGCCTGGAGTTGTCGATACGCCGTTCTGGGATCATCTGCAGAAACCGGGCACCCCGGAACTGAAAGCCGAGGATGTCGCCAGGGCCGTGCTTTACGCTCTTTCGCAACCGTCTCACGTCGATGTCAACGAAATCGTCATTCGACCGGCCGGACAGCCTCACTGA